In Geminocystis sp. NIES-3708, a single window of DNA contains:
- the dcm gene encoding DNA (cytosine-5-)-methyltransferase codes for MDRLKVLSLFSGCGGMDLGILGNFKYLNQNYHKLPTEIVYAIDNDPSAVEIYNANFQHNCLLGDIKTINEKELPNHDILMGGFPCQSFSIVAQNPPRLGIKDEKGQLFFEICRILKEKQPRFFIAENVKGILSANQKRAFPLIIQEFQKVGYNISYQVFNASDYGIPQKRERVFIIGFKHFEDCFKFQFPQPITTRNKIPLKLVLDEQIEDKYFFSQKAVDGMLKAKETMNKGRVQNIDEPCNTISAHLAKVSLNSTDPVLKEGQLYRRFTPRETARIQSFPDNFRLDVVSENRQYKAIGNAVPPVLMWHISQQIINLIVEEEKQKYSLECA; via the coding sequence ATGGATAGACTAAAAGTATTATCACTTTTTAGCGGTTGTGGTGGCATGGACTTGGGCATACTAGGTAATTTTAAATACTTGAACCAAAATTATCATAAATTGCCGACAGAAATTGTTTATGCTATCGATAATGATCCTTCTGCCGTTGAAATTTATAACGCAAATTTTCAACATAATTGTTTGTTGGGGGATATAAAAACCATTAATGAAAAAGAGCTACCTAATCACGATATTTTAATGGGCGGATTTCCTTGTCAATCATTTTCTATTGTTGCGCAGAATCCCCCTAGATTAGGTATAAAAGATGAAAAAGGTCAATTATTCTTTGAAATATGTCGAATTTTAAAAGAAAAACAGCCGAGATTTTTTATCGCTGAAAATGTAAAAGGAATTTTATCCGCTAATCAAAAAAGGGCTTTTCCTTTGATTATTCAAGAATTTCAAAAAGTCGGTTATAACATTTCTTATCAAGTATTTAATGCCTCTGATTATGGTATACCTCAAAAAAGAGAAAGAGTTTTTATTATCGGATTTAAACATTTTGAAGATTGTTTTAAATTTCAATTTCCTCAACCAATAACCACCAGAAATAAAATACCTCTTAAATTAGTTTTAGATGAGCAAATAGAAGATAAATATTTCTTTTCTCAGAAAGCAGTTGATGGAATGCTAAAGGCAAAAGAAACGATGAATAAAGGAAGGGTACAAAATATTGATGAGCCTTGTAATACTATTAGTGCTCATTTAGCCAAAGTTAGTTTAAATAGCACAGATCCTGTTTTAAAAGAAGGTCAATTATATAGGCGTTTCACACCAAGAGAAACAGCTAGAATACAGTCTTTCCCTGATAATTTTAGATTAGATGTGGTTTCCGAAAATCGTCAATATAAAGCGATTGGCAATGCTGTTCCGCCTGTTTTAATGTGGCATATTTCACAACAAATAATTAACTTAATAGTAGAAGAAGAAAAACAAAAATACTCTCTTGAGTGTGCTTAA
- a CDS encoding protein NO VEIN domain-containing protein — translation MYHIPNKYYYRLHQIRPRFKNDVENVLIYMATCLSNLSEMPIDKFAKAMNNAIKLFPGNANKKDKTINNWRTEISALFGLIETNSINQKSKPSNLAFRLSENQDLVEFFKYFLFYFQYPGGYLKPHEILDYINQGILFKPVSYLIKVLQEGEKITEGRFYIDKAEATHCIFNDLRVTRQNNPRKPKNTAYLVIHNRKNNINYNWTGDVIRYAGDILDYMVIADLLVCHGNKFYLNNKNQEVIVSFIENEVIFLDYIPLYKKLNLNISDIKSLNDAWFYFVNSKLDQEIFKTDLYKYLGVDSTTYQDLVLDSINEFESKLEQGVQIKTKEIGDFGEGLVLGHEKMRIKLGKREDLLHLIQKIPTQFAVGYDIQSVELDERKRYIEVKTTISNKKINFFSFHLTPNEWNTAESLKDRYYVYRLAISKINRELHLIQDPVGLYKSNKITMSPKDGADITFTEESSQKEQLLLWID, via the coding sequence ATGTATCATATACCTAATAAATATTATTATAGACTTCATCAAATTAGACCTCGATTTAAAAATGATGTTGAAAATGTCTTAATTTACATGGCAACTTGTTTAAGTAACTTGTCAGAAATGCCAATTGATAAATTTGCGAAAGCTATGAATAATGCTATTAAATTATTCCCTGGAAATGCTAACAAAAAAGATAAAACTATTAATAATTGGAGGACAGAAATTTCTGCTCTATTTGGATTAATTGAAACCAACTCTATAAATCAAAAAAGTAAGCCTTCTAACTTAGCTTTTAGACTTAGCGAAAATCAGGATTTAGTAGAATTTTTTAAATACTTTTTATTTTATTTTCAGTATCCTGGTGGTTATTTAAAGCCTCATGAAATATTAGATTATATAAATCAAGGAATACTTTTTAAACCAGTTAGTTACCTAATAAAAGTCTTACAAGAAGGCGAAAAAATAACTGAAGGTAGATTTTACATAGATAAAGCAGAAGCCACTCATTGTATATTTAACGATTTACGGGTAACTCGTCAAAATAACCCCAGAAAACCAAAAAATACGGCATATTTAGTCATTCATAATCGAAAAAATAATATTAATTATAATTGGACAGGTGATGTAATTAGATATGCAGGTGATATTTTAGATTACATGGTTATTGCCGATTTATTAGTTTGTCACGGCAATAAATTTTATCTAAACAATAAGAATCAAGAGGTGATTGTCTCTTTTATTGAAAATGAAGTAATATTTTTAGATTATATTCCTCTTTATAAAAAATTAAACTTAAATATTAGTGATATTAAATCATTAAATGATGCTTGGTTTTATTTCGTTAATTCTAAATTAGATCAAGAAATTTTCAAGACAGATTTATATAAGTATTTAGGTGTTGATTCAACTACTTACCAAGATTTGGTTTTAGACTCTATTAATGAATTTGAAAGCAAACTTGAACAAGGGGTACAAATAAAAACAAAGGAAATTGGTGATTTCGGAGAAGGATTAGTTTTAGGACATGAAAAAATGAGGATAAAACTAGGAAAAAGAGAAGATTTACTCCATCTAATTCAAAAAATTCCGACACAATTTGCTGTTGGTTATGATATTCAATCTGTAGAACTTGATGAAAGAAAAAGATATATAGAAGTAAAAACAACCATTAGTAATAAAAAAATTAATTTTTTTAGTTTTCACTTAACGCCGAATGAATGGAATACTGCAGAATCATTAAAAGACAGATATTATGTTTATCGACTTGCAATATCAAAAATAAATAGAGAATTACATTTAATTCAAGATCCAGTTGGATTATATAAGTCTAATAAAATAACAATGTCACCTAAAGACGGTGCTGACATAACATTTACGGAGGAATCTTCTCAAAAAGAGCAATTATTATTATGGATAGACTAA
- a CDS encoding DNA cytosine methyltransferase, with the protein MQINIQKQIKHKKYTVVDLFSGCGGLSYGFELTNKFEIKLAIDHDKKALETLKFNKPSISIFHEDIRNINPESIIEKYGSIDLVIGGPPCQGFSIAGKREFKDDRNNLFLEFIRFVKYLRPKMFVLENVTGFTNLYKGKAKELFKEKMNILGYHVQDKILLASDYGVPQIRKRVFFIGNIYGKNFIYPEVKLKEKDYITCEMAISDLPSLINEVGYEGMNYPTNPESEYQKLMRHNSELIYNHIATKHSPKIIETIKLVPEGGNYKNLPLELQKTRNFNIAWTRYHSKKPSNTIDTGHRHYFHYKYNRVPTVREHARLQSFPDSFRFMGNKTNQNRQVGNAVPPLLAKALAESIYNFL; encoded by the coding sequence GTGCAAATAAATATTCAAAAACAAATAAAACATAAAAAATACACTGTTGTAGATTTATTCTCTGGCTGTGGAGGTCTTAGCTATGGTTTTGAATTAACTAATAAATTTGAAATAAAATTAGCAATTGATCATGATAAAAAAGCATTAGAAACACTGAAATTTAACAAGCCTAGTATTAGTATTTTCCATGAAGATATAAGAAATATTAATCCTGAATCAATAATTGAAAAATATGGTTCGATAGATTTAGTGATAGGTGGACCACCGTGTCAAGGTTTTTCTATCGCGGGAAAAAGAGAATTTAAAGATGATAGAAATAATTTATTTTTAGAGTTTATTCGATTTGTAAAGTATTTAAGACCTAAAATGTTTGTGCTGGAAAACGTTACTGGTTTTACTAATTTATACAAAGGTAAAGCTAAAGAATTATTCAAAGAAAAAATGAATATTTTGGGCTATCACGTTCAAGATAAAATTTTACTAGCTTCAGATTATGGCGTTCCTCAAATACGAAAAAGAGTTTTTTTTATAGGAAATATATATGGAAAAAATTTTATTTATCCCGAAGTCAAATTAAAGGAAAAAGATTATATTACTTGTGAGATGGCTATATCTGATTTACCTTCTTTAATTAATGAAGTAGGTTATGAAGGGATGAATTATCCTACTAATCCAGAATCGGAATATCAAAAACTAATGCGACATAATTCAGAGTTAATCTACAATCACATTGCAACAAAACACAGTCCTAAGATAATTGAAACTATTAAACTTGTTCCCGAAGGTGGTAATTATAAAAATTTACCACTAGAATTACAAAAAACACGAAATTTTAATATTGCATGGACAAGGTATCACAGCAAAAAACCTTCTAATACAATTGATACAGGACATCGTCATTATTTTCACTATAAATATAATCGAGTTCCTACAGTTAGAGAACACGCAAGATTACAGTCTTTCCCTGATTCTTTTCGCTTTATGGGCAACAAAACAAATCAAAATAGACAAGTGGGTAATGCAGTACCTCCTTTATTAGCGAAAGCCCTAGCAGAATCTATTTATAATTTTTTGTAA
- a CDS encoding helix-turn-helix domain-containing protein produces MKQASTQLNKSVRTIQRYVKQWQENGLVGIAQNNRTDKGFYPIDRRLQDFIVKTYREGNKGSKSMTPKQVYLRAVAQPKN; encoded by the coding sequence TTGAAACAAGCATCAACTCAATTGAATAAGTCAGTTAGAACTATCCAAAGATACGTTAAGCAATGGCAAGAAAATGGTTTAGTCGGTATTGCTCAAAATAATCGAACCGATAAAGGTTTTTATCCTATTGATCGACGCTTACAGGATTTCATTGTTAAAACCTATCGTGAAGGAAACAAAGGTAGTAAATCAATGACTCCTAAACAAGTTTATTTACGCGCAGTTGCCCAACCCAAAAATTAG
- a CDS encoding Spx/MgsR family RNA polymerase-binding regulatory protein: protein MTLLVFGIPNCSTCKKALQWLDENNVEYQFINTKENPPDINTIASWVKSLGVKSMRNTSGLSYRALGEEKNSWTPEEWVIAFSQDAMLLKRPLFVKENEAVLVGFRANETVKKNILCS from the coding sequence ATGACACTTTTAGTTTTTGGGATTCCTAACTGTAGTACTTGCAAAAAAGCCTTACAATGGTTAGACGAAAATAATGTTGAATATCAATTTATTAATACTAAAGAAAATCCACCAGATATAAATACTATTGCTAGTTGGGTTAAGTCTCTTGGGGTTAAATCTATGCGTAACACTTCTGGATTGTCTTATCGTGCCTTGGGAGAAGAAAAAAATTCTTGGACGCCAGAGGAATGGGTGATTGCTTTTTCTCAAGATGCAATGTTACTAAAAAGACCTTTATTTGTTAAGGAAAATGAAGCAGTTTTAGTCGGATTCAGAGCCAATGAGACGGTAAAAAAAAATATATTGTGTAGTTAA